One part of the Granulicella arctica genome encodes these proteins:
- a CDS encoding Lhr family helicase translates to MPGNFSNSKKPKSSTTDGALGLFHPITAAWFRAAFDGPTAPQVEGWPAIARGESTLILAPTGTGKTLTAFLWCLDKLMLRTPIDAKRGCRVVYLSPLKALAVDVERNLRMPLAGIADMAQREGVAVRMPEISVRTGDTSPKERARFRRHPGDILITTPESLYLLLTSEAGESLRSVETVIVDEIHALVPTKRGAHMALSLERLEALTGRRLQRIGLSATQRPLEEIARFLGGAETENISVTELVTEMPQADEIGAEASSVLMEVAGDEGERSADDDPRYRPVTIVNAGARKVLDLKVEVPVEDMVRLGEIEEQPSGQESQGPKRTSIWQSIYPRLLEIIRSRTSTLIFVNARRVAERLAGSLNELAGEQIARAHHGSLAAAQRSEIEEMLKAGTIRALIATSSLELGIDMGAIDLVIQIEAPPSVASGMQRIGRAGHQVGAPSSGIIFPKYRADLIACAAVTRAMHEGHVESTRFLRNPLDVLAQQMVAVIAHPPLDAAHAEMRSHAKTDEEGGPGISYAGLFRLIRSAASYAGLSQGVFDGVLDMLAGRYPSDEFAELRPRVTWDRTRNWLTPRSGVKRIAILNGGTIPDRGLYGVFLAGERKKPVRVGELDEEMVFESRTGDTFILGASTWRIEEITHDRVLVSPAPGDPGKMPFWHGDRPGRPLEFGRRIGALVRELREMPRSVAVTRLTQEHDLEPDAAENVLRYLADQELATTVVPDDRTIVIERVRDELGYWRVCVLTPFGSRIHAPWAMAATAKIRAAGGPNVESMWSEDGFVLRFPETDEAPDVTPLLPGPEEAAELVLRQLGSTALFAAKFRESAARALLLPRRRADGRTPLWQQRKRAYDLLSVASRYASFPILLEAYRECLRDVFDMPALMETLRSISNGSLRVHTTDSRTPSPFASALLFSYVANYIYDGDAPLAERRAQALSIDQDQLRELMGDADLRELLDLHAIEETEEQLQCIADTYRARTMDGVHDLLLRLGDLTREELLRRCVTDEVTNSITKLLKARRVLEVGIEGQKRLIAVEDAARYRDALGVTLPTDLPVAFLGAMPEAMLDLLRRYARTHGPFTTAEAARRFALPVESVEATLHRLVQSGRIVEGGFRPGGVHREWCDHEVLRAIRRKSLARLRKEVEPVEQRTLARLFTRWQGVVQPRRGLDALLDVIESLQGAPLPASILETEILPARVANYRAADLDTLIAAGEVVWCGFDPIGERDGRIGLYLAEKLSQLWPPASLPELNDATRESAVVDYLRLNGASFFGDLHEGVGGGYPGETLDALWSLVWKGLLTNDGMAALRAYCERPATSGKPRRTHQQTGFRSRRTTPPTAQGRWALQAAAFAQNRNATEWSHTIAQQLLTRYGVVFRETAYAENLPGGFSAIYDVMKALEESGKVRRGYFAADLGATQFAMPAAVDLLRSLRVGTQDDRSEMLQLAATDPANPYGALLRWPAASDAGSSLTRSVGARVILCDGALVAYLRRGNPNVQIFLPEEDPSRSQVARSLAEFLVRRVQEQGADPGARAGMLIASVNGVAVAEHPFAKFLLDAGFKAAPLGFNVRRNLPPLSGHRETVAKV, encoded by the coding sequence ATGCCGGGTAACTTTTCCAATTCGAAGAAGCCGAAGAGTTCTACGACGGATGGGGCGCTGGGGTTATTTCATCCGATTACGGCGGCGTGGTTTCGGGCTGCCTTCGATGGGCCGACGGCTCCGCAGGTGGAGGGATGGCCTGCGATCGCTCGTGGCGAATCGACGCTGATCCTTGCGCCGACAGGAACGGGCAAGACGCTGACGGCGTTCCTGTGGTGTCTCGACAAGCTGATGTTGCGGACACCGATCGATGCGAAGCGCGGTTGCCGCGTGGTGTATCTGTCTCCGCTGAAGGCGCTGGCTGTGGATGTGGAGCGCAATCTGCGCATGCCGCTGGCGGGCATTGCGGATATGGCGCAGCGCGAGGGCGTTGCGGTGCGGATGCCGGAGATCAGCGTGCGCACGGGAGATACATCGCCGAAGGAGCGTGCGCGGTTTCGGCGGCATCCGGGCGATATTTTGATTACGACACCGGAGTCTTTGTATCTGCTGTTGACGTCGGAGGCGGGGGAGTCGCTGCGTTCGGTCGAGACGGTGATCGTCGATGAGATCCATGCGCTTGTGCCTACGAAGCGTGGGGCGCACATGGCGCTGTCGTTAGAAAGGCTGGAGGCGCTGACGGGACGTAGGTTGCAGCGCATTGGACTGTCGGCGACGCAGAGACCCCTTGAAGAGATAGCGCGTTTTCTGGGTGGTGCGGAGACTGAAAATATTTCTGTAACTGAATTAGTTACAGAAATGCCGCAGGCGGATGAGATCGGCGCGGAGGCGTCGAGTGTGCTGATGGAGGTTGCGGGAGACGAGGGAGAGCGCAGTGCCGATGATGATCCTCGCTATCGTCCTGTGACCATTGTGAACGCGGGAGCGCGCAAGGTGCTGGACCTGAAGGTAGAGGTGCCTGTAGAGGATATGGTGCGGCTCGGTGAGATCGAAGAGCAGCCGAGTGGGCAGGAGTCGCAGGGGCCGAAGCGGACGTCGATCTGGCAGTCAATCTATCCGCGTTTGTTGGAGATTATTCGTTCGCGCACCTCGACGCTTATCTTCGTCAATGCGCGGCGTGTAGCGGAGCGACTTGCTGGCTCGTTGAACGAGTTGGCTGGTGAGCAGATTGCGCGAGCGCATCATGGTTCGTTGGCGGCGGCACAGCGGAGCGAGATCGAGGAGATGTTGAAGGCGGGAACGATTCGTGCGCTGATCGCGACGTCGTCGCTCGAGCTGGGGATCGACATGGGCGCGATTGACCTGGTGATTCAGATTGAAGCGCCGCCGTCGGTTGCGAGTGGGATGCAGCGTATCGGACGCGCTGGGCATCAGGTGGGCGCTCCTTCGTCGGGCATTATTTTTCCGAAGTATCGTGCGGATTTGATTGCATGCGCGGCGGTGACGCGGGCGATGCATGAGGGGCATGTTGAGTCGACGCGTTTTCTGCGCAACCCGCTCGACGTGCTGGCGCAGCAAATGGTTGCGGTGATCGCGCATCCGCCGCTTGATGCTGCACATGCAGAGATGCGCTCACATGCGAAGACGGATGAGGAGGGAGGTCCGGGCATCAGCTATGCGGGGCTCTTTCGGCTGATTCGCAGCGCCGCTTCGTATGCGGGTTTGAGTCAGGGTGTGTTCGATGGTGTGCTCGATATGCTGGCGGGCCGCTATCCGTCGGATGAGTTCGCGGAGCTTCGCCCGCGTGTGACGTGGGATCGCACTCGCAATTGGCTGACGCCTCGCAGCGGCGTGAAGCGCATCGCGATTTTGAATGGTGGAACGATTCCGGATCGCGGTTTGTATGGCGTGTTTCTTGCGGGCGAGCGAAAAAAGCCTGTGCGTGTGGGCGAGCTGGATGAGGAGATGGTCTTCGAATCGCGTACGGGGGACACATTCATTTTGGGTGCGTCGACGTGGAGGATCGAAGAGATTACGCATGACCGTGTGCTGGTGTCGCCTGCGCCGGGCGACCCCGGCAAGATGCCGTTCTGGCATGGCGACCGTCCGGGCAGGCCGCTGGAGTTTGGACGGCGCATCGGTGCGCTGGTGCGTGAGTTGCGTGAGATGCCACGTAGTGTGGCGGTTACACGTCTGACGCAAGAACATGATCTGGAGCCAGACGCGGCGGAGAATGTGCTGCGGTATCTTGCTGATCAGGAGCTGGCGACGACGGTGGTTCCCGATGATCGGACGATCGTCATCGAGCGTGTACGCGATGAGCTGGGTTACTGGAGGGTGTGTGTGTTGACGCCGTTCGGCAGTCGTATTCACGCGCCGTGGGCGATGGCGGCGACGGCGAAGATTCGTGCTGCGGGTGGGCCTAATGTCGAGTCGATGTGGAGTGAGGATGGCTTCGTGCTGCGCTTTCCGGAGACGGATGAGGCGCCCGATGTGACACCGCTTCTGCCTGGGCCGGAGGAGGCGGCAGAGTTGGTCTTGCGGCAGCTTGGATCGACGGCGCTATTCGCAGCGAAATTTCGCGAGAGTGCGGCGCGGGCACTGTTGCTGCCGCGACGTCGTGCCGATGGACGAACGCCGCTGTGGCAGCAAAGAAAGCGTGCGTACGATCTGCTGAGTGTGGCGTCGCGGTATGCTTCGTTTCCGATTCTGCTCGAGGCGTACCGCGAGTGCCTGCGCGATGTGTTCGATATGCCTGCGCTGATGGAGACGCTGCGAAGCATTAGCAACGGTAGCTTGCGTGTGCATACGACGGACTCGCGGACGCCGTCACCGTTCGCTTCAGCGCTGTTGTTCAGCTACGTGGCGAACTATATCTACGACGGCGATGCGCCGTTGGCGGAGCGGCGGGCACAGGCGCTATCGATCGATCAGGATCAGTTGCGGGAGTTGATGGGCGATGCGGATCTGCGCGAGTTGCTCGATCTGCATGCGATCGAGGAGACCGAAGAGCAACTGCAATGCATAGCGGATACGTATCGCGCGCGGACGATGGATGGCGTGCACGATTTGTTGTTGCGGCTTGGCGATCTGACACGTGAAGAGCTGTTGCGACGATGTGTAACTGATGAAGTGACAAATAGCATTACGAAATTACTGAAAGCTCGGCGAGTGCTTGAGGTTGGGATAGAGGGGCAGAAGCGATTGATTGCGGTGGAGGATGCGGCGCGGTATCGCGATGCGTTGGGTGTGACTCTGCCGACAGATTTGCCTGTGGCGTTTTTGGGTGCGATGCCAGAGGCGATGCTCGATCTGCTGCGGCGTTATGCGCGGACGCATGGGCCGTTTACGACGGCGGAGGCGGCGCGACGTTTCGCGTTGCCGGTTGAGAGTGTAGAGGCGACACTGCACCGTCTGGTGCAGTCGGGACGCATTGTGGAAGGCGGCTTTCGGCCTGGTGGTGTTCATCGCGAGTGGTGCGATCACGAGGTGTTGCGGGCCATTCGTAGAAAGTCACTGGCACGGTTACGTAAAGAGGTAGAGCCGGTTGAACAGCGGACGCTGGCACGGTTATTTACGCGCTGGCAGGGGGTGGTGCAGCCGCGACGTGGGCTCGATGCGCTGCTCGATGTGATTGAGAGTTTGCAAGGAGCGCCTCTTCCTGCGTCGATCCTTGAGACGGAGATTCTGCCTGCACGTGTGGCGAACTACAGGGCTGCGGATTTGGATACGCTCATTGCAGCGGGAGAGGTGGTGTGGTGCGGGTTCGATCCGATTGGGGAGCGGGATGGGCGGATCGGGTTGTATCTTGCGGAGAAGCTGTCGCAGTTGTGGCCGCCTGCTTCGTTGCCGGAGTTGAATGATGCGACGCGTGAGAGTGCGGTAGTGGATTACTTGCGGTTGAATGGAGCGTCGTTCTTTGGCGATCTGCATGAAGGAGTTGGTGGAGGATATCCCGGTGAGACGCTGGATGCGTTGTGGAGTCTGGTGTGGAAGGGGTTGTTGACGAACGACGGAATGGCTGCACTGCGAGCGTACTGCGAGCGGCCGGCGACGAGTGGCAAGCCGCGGCGGACGCATCAGCAGACAGGCTTTCGTTCACGGCGTACGACGCCGCCGACGGCGCAGGGGCGATGGGCGTTGCAGGCGGCGGCGTTCGCGCAGAATCGAAATGCAACGGAGTGGTCTCATACAATTGCGCAGCAGCTGCTGACGCGGTACGGTGTGGTCTTTCGGGAGACGGCATATGCGGAGAATCTTCCGGGAGGATTTTCGGCGATCTACGATGTGATGAAGGCGCTGGAGGAGAGTGGGAAGGTTCGGCGTGGGTACTTTGCGGCGGATCTAGGCGCGACGCAGTTTGCGATGCCAGCGGCGGTGGATCTGTTGCGGAGTTTGCGTGTGGGGACGCAGGATGATCGGTCGGAGATGCTGCAATTGGCGGCGACCGATCCGGCGAATCCGTATGGCGCTTTGTTGCGATGGCCTGCGGCTTCGGATGCTGGGTCTTCGCTGACGCGCAGTGTAGGGGCGCGGGTGATCCTGTGCGATGGCGCGCTGGTGGCGTATCTGCGGCGCGGCAATCCGAACGTGCAGATTTTTCTGCCGGAGGAAGACCCGTCGCGGTCGCAGGTTGCGCGGAGTCTGGCGGAGTTTCTGGTGCGTCGGGTGCAGGAGCAGGGAGCCGATCCGGGAGCGCGGGCGGGGATGCTGATCGCGAGTGTGAATGGGGTCGCCGTCGCGGAGCATCCGTTTGCAAAGTTCCTTTTGGATGCGGGATTCAAAGCGGCTCCGCTGGGGTTTAACGTGCGGCGGAATCTGCCGCCGTTGTCGGGGCATCGCGAGACGGTGGCGAAGGTCTGA
- a CDS encoding transglycosylase domain-containing protein has translation MAVKLKLANTPRSPQSISLGWRIARVLLVMVLAVLLVGACIFGYFYHHYENVVDDRLAAGPLFASVAQIYAAPREVRTGQKMTVEQIAQDLRRAGYNGNTQLGSYQVNGDNILIKPGPQSYHSPDGATINAADGVVQSITAENGVALRAYELEPQLITALSEDKNRTKRRLVTYKDIPPQLVQAVTSIEDRSFFEHGGIDYLRIAKCAVQDVIAHRLNCGGSTLTQQLARGFFLSPDKKFVRKFREILITFQLEARFSKQQIFEMYANEINLGQRGSFAINGFGEASQAFFGKDMRQLDLAECALLAGTIQSPNRLNPYRHAERAMERRNLVLDAMVKTNSITEAQAEHAKAEPLGLAPPNVDGSEAPYFVDLVHEQLVQRIGDQAMGHDSLRIYTSLDPELQRAASDAVDAGMKSVDELIRKLHRTPKGGSPGPITYPQVSLVAINPHTGQILALVGGRNYGTSQLNHAVAERPTGSIFKPFVYATAYNTALNGTNIDGNGVFTALTKLNDDPTNFAFGGKDYTPGNFEKGEYPGMVTAVQAIVHSLNIATINLARLVGYDNVASLARSSGIVNARGTPSVAIGTYNATPIDMAGAYTVFANNGVHLKPWMLASVRNTNGDIVADFSPEAKQVLDPRTAFLTQSLLENVMSFGTGSAVRKYGFFAPAAGKTGTSHDVWFAGYTSNLLCIIWVGNDDYTDISTGLSRRVQGADTAAPIWAEFMNRAIKLPQYSDMTSFTAPSGVSVVRLDRATNLPADATCPTDYNVAFLDGTAPQGTCSHMGDSSPSFLQRIFGSHSSEEPAPAAPVNRATPSTSPNPSTAQKPTQPATSLNPNPTVAEPPKKKGFFHRLFGGGGDKQTQTPPPDQQPQ, from the coding sequence TTGGCCGTCAAACTTAAGCTCGCGAACACCCCCCGCTCCCCGCAGTCGATCAGCCTGGGCTGGCGCATTGCGCGGGTCCTCCTCGTCATGGTGCTCGCTGTGCTGCTCGTCGGCGCCTGTATCTTCGGCTACTTCTACCACCACTACGAGAACGTCGTTGACGACCGCCTCGCCGCCGGACCGCTCTTCGCGAGCGTGGCGCAGATCTACGCTGCGCCACGCGAGGTCCGCACCGGCCAGAAGATGACCGTCGAGCAGATCGCGCAAGACCTGCGTCGCGCCGGATACAACGGCAACACCCAGCTCGGCTCCTACCAGGTCAACGGCGACAATATCCTCATCAAGCCCGGCCCGCAGAGCTACCACTCCCCTGACGGCGCAACCATCAACGCAGCCGACGGTGTCGTCCAGAGCATCACCGCAGAAAACGGCGTTGCCCTGCGCGCCTACGAGCTCGAGCCGCAACTCATCACCGCGCTCTCCGAGGACAAGAACCGCACCAAGCGCCGCCTCGTCACCTACAAGGACATCCCACCGCAACTCGTGCAGGCCGTCACCTCTATCGAAGATCGCAGCTTCTTCGAGCACGGCGGCATCGACTACCTTCGCATCGCCAAGTGCGCCGTCCAGGATGTGATCGCCCACCGCCTCAACTGCGGCGGTTCGACGCTCACCCAACAGCTCGCCCGCGGATTCTTCCTCTCGCCCGACAAAAAATTCGTCCGCAAGTTCCGCGAGATCCTCATCACCTTCCAGCTCGAAGCGCGCTTCTCCAAGCAGCAGATCTTCGAGATGTACGCCAACGAGATCAACCTCGGCCAGCGCGGCAGTTTCGCCATCAATGGCTTCGGTGAGGCATCGCAGGCCTTCTTCGGCAAGGACATGCGCCAGCTCGATCTCGCCGAGTGCGCCCTGCTCGCCGGCACCATCCAGAGCCCGAATCGCCTGAACCCCTACCGTCACGCCGAGCGCGCCATGGAGCGCCGCAACCTCGTGCTCGACGCAATGGTCAAGACCAACTCCATCACCGAGGCGCAGGCAGAACACGCGAAGGCCGAGCCCCTCGGTCTCGCACCGCCGAACGTAGACGGCAGCGAAGCGCCCTACTTCGTCGATCTCGTCCACGAGCAACTCGTGCAACGCATCGGCGATCAGGCAATGGGACACGACAGCCTGCGCATCTACACCTCGCTCGACCCCGAGTTGCAGCGAGCCGCCTCCGACGCCGTCGATGCCGGGATGAAGAGCGTCGACGAACTCATCCGCAAGCTGCACCGCACGCCCAAAGGTGGATCTCCCGGGCCCATCACCTACCCTCAGGTTTCGCTCGTAGCCATCAACCCACACACCGGCCAGATTCTCGCCCTTGTAGGTGGCCGCAACTACGGCACCTCACAGCTCAATCACGCCGTTGCCGAGCGACCCACCGGATCGATCTTCAAGCCCTTCGTCTACGCCACGGCCTACAACACCGCGCTCAACGGCACCAACATCGATGGCAACGGAGTCTTCACCGCACTCACCAAGCTCAACGACGACCCCACCAACTTCGCCTTCGGCGGCAAAGACTACACCCCCGGCAACTTCGAAAAGGGCGAGTACCCCGGCATGGTGACCGCAGTCCAGGCCATCGTCCATTCGCTCAACATCGCCACCATCAACCTCGCCCGGCTGGTCGGCTACGACAACGTCGCCTCCCTCGCCCGCTCCTCAGGAATCGTCAACGCACGCGGTACTCCGTCGGTCGCCATTGGCACCTATAATGCCACGCCAATCGATATGGCCGGTGCCTACACCGTCTTCGCCAACAATGGCGTCCACCTCAAGCCCTGGATGCTCGCCAGCGTCCGCAACACCAACGGCGACATCGTTGCTGACTTCTCCCCCGAGGCCAAACAGGTCCTCGATCCCCGCACCGCCTTCCTCACCCAGTCGCTGCTCGAAAATGTGATGAGCTTCGGCACCGGCTCCGCCGTGCGCAAGTACGGCTTCTTCGCGCCCGCCGCCGGAAAGACCGGAACCTCCCACGACGTCTGGTTCGCAGGCTACACCTCCAACCTCCTCTGCATCATCTGGGTCGGAAACGATGACTACACGGACATCTCGACCGGGCTCTCCCGCAGAGTGCAGGGCGCGGACACAGCCGCACCCATCTGGGCCGAGTTCATGAACCGCGCCATCAAGCTGCCGCAGTACTCGGACATGACCTCCTTCACCGCGCCCAGCGGCGTTTCAGTCGTCCGTCTCGACAGGGCCACAAACCTTCCCGCCGATGCCACCTGCCCCACCGACTATAACGTCGCATTCCTCGACGGTACGGCCCCACAAGGCACCTGCAGCCACATGGGCGACAGCTCCCCAAGCTTCCTTCAAAGAATCTTCGGCAGCCACTCCTCAGAAGAGCCCGCACCCGCAGCGCCCGTCAATCGAGCCACGCCATCGACATCACCCAATCCATCCACCGCGCAAAAACCAACCCAACCGGCAACGTCTCTCAACCCAAACCCAACCGTAGCTGAACCGCCCAAGAAGAAAGGCTTCTTCCACAGGCTCTTCGGCGGCGGCGGCGATAAACAAACGCAGACCCCACCGCCCGATCAGCAGCCGCAGTAA
- a CDS encoding proline--tRNA ligase: MHRWSQLFIPTLREAPADAEVASHKLLLRAGYVRQLGAGIYSYLFLGNRSVNKIVAIVRQEMDRIGQEFLLPALNPREIWEASGRWDVMGDNMFRLKDRKGAELCLAMTHEEIVTDIARKELRSYKQLPQIWYQIQTKFRDEPRPKSGLLRVRQFIMKDAYSFDIDEAGLDVSYNKHDAAYRKIFTRCGLKFVSVDADSGAMGGSASQEFMVYTEAGEDLIASSASGYAANLEKAISRPSVVEDLAPTGDGTPELVHTPGFRTIDEVSAFLQTQPQHQIKTMAFTAIMGADSKVGAERPVVVFLRGDHTVNEAKLLAVSGAAELRPMTPEEIETTFKAPAGYLGPIGVEAAPHPKKPGTLVILDAALADRKNLIAGANKAEYHLRNVTPGRDFKPTVTIDVRNVLEGEGCPIDGSPLRLGKAVEIGHIFKLGFRYTKSMGASVLNRDGKETTPIMGSYGIGIERILTAAIETSAAEMGGDAYALPAAIAPFEVVVTITNVGDAALLAAGEKVAAELDAAGFDVLLDDRDERAGVKFKDADLVGIPYRINIGRGVAEGKVEFVNRLTAANKDIALDQTVATIREALTA; the protein is encoded by the coding sequence ATGCATCGCTGGTCACAACTCTTTATTCCTACACTTCGCGAGGCTCCGGCCGACGCAGAGGTCGCAAGCCACAAGCTCCTGCTGCGCGCTGGCTACGTTCGCCAGCTCGGTGCAGGCATCTACAGCTATCTCTTCCTGGGCAACCGGTCTGTGAACAAGATCGTCGCCATCGTTCGGCAGGAGATGGACCGCATCGGCCAGGAGTTCCTGCTCCCCGCGCTCAACCCGCGGGAGATATGGGAGGCCAGCGGCCGCTGGGACGTCATGGGCGACAACATGTTCCGCCTGAAGGACCGCAAGGGCGCGGAGCTCTGCCTCGCCATGACCCACGAGGAGATCGTTACCGACATCGCCCGCAAGGAGCTGCGCAGCTACAAACAGCTCCCCCAGATCTGGTACCAGATCCAGACCAAGTTCCGCGACGAGCCGCGCCCCAAGTCCGGCCTGCTCCGCGTCCGCCAGTTCATCATGAAGGACGCCTACTCCTTCGACATCGACGAGGCCGGTCTCGACGTGAGCTACAACAAGCATGATGCGGCCTACCGCAAGATCTTCACTCGCTGCGGGCTGAAGTTCGTCTCGGTCGATGCTGACTCCGGCGCCATGGGCGGCTCCGCCTCGCAGGAGTTCATGGTCTACACCGAGGCAGGCGAAGACCTGATCGCCAGCTCAGCCTCCGGCTACGCCGCGAACCTCGAGAAGGCCATCTCGCGCCCCTCGGTCGTCGAAGACCTCGCCCCCACCGGCGACGGCACACCCGAGCTCGTCCACACGCCCGGCTTCCGCACCATCGACGAGGTCAGCGCGTTCCTCCAGACCCAGCCGCAGCACCAGATCAAGACCATGGCCTTCACCGCCATCATGGGAGCCGACAGCAAGGTCGGAGCTGAACGTCCCGTCGTCGTCTTTCTGCGCGGCGATCACACCGTCAACGAGGCCAAGCTCCTCGCCGTCTCTGGCGCCGCCGAGCTGCGCCCGATGACACCCGAGGAGATCGAGACCACCTTCAAGGCTCCCGCCGGATACCTCGGCCCCATCGGCGTCGAGGCCGCGCCGCATCCCAAGAAGCCTGGCACACTCGTCATCCTCGACGCCGCGCTCGCCGACCGGAAGAACCTCATCGCCGGGGCCAACAAAGCCGAGTACCACCTGCGCAACGTCACGCCAGGTCGCGACTTCAAGCCGACCGTCACCATTGACGTCCGCAACGTGCTCGAGGGCGAAGGCTGCCCCATCGACGGCAGCCCGCTGCGTCTTGGCAAGGCAGTCGAGATCGGCCACATCTTCAAGCTCGGCTTTCGGTACACGAAGTCGATGGGAGCCTCTGTCCTCAACCGCGACGGCAAGGAGACCACGCCGATCATGGGCAGCTACGGCATCGGCATCGAGCGCATCCTGACCGCCGCCATCGAGACCTCCGCCGCCGAGATGGGTGGCGACGCCTACGCTCTACCCGCAGCCATTGCGCCCTTCGAGGTCGTCGTCACCATCACCAACGTCGGCGACGCAGCACTGCTCGCCGCAGGAGAAAAGGTTGCCGCCGAGCTCGACGCCGCAGGCTTCGACGTCCTCCTCGACGACCGCGACGAACGTGCAGGCGTCAAGTTCAAAGACGCAGATCTCGTCGGCATCCCCTACCGGATCAACATCGGACGAGGCGTCGCCGAGGGCAAGGTCGAGTTCGTCAACCGTCTCACCGCTGCAAACAAGGACATCGCACTCGACCAAACCGTAGCAACGATTCGCGAGGCTCTCACCGCCTAG
- a CDS encoding Crp/Fnr family transcriptional regulator yields the protein MSNGPPKGNELPGLRGGALLQPGESLGTPSSGNGHARPRNYILAQMSDAQSASIAKSLVPVELPLGLSLSLPHEEIEYLYFPTSGLISTDALTESGDSIEVSLIGREGFAGVFGLLGHSQMAHSVIMQGAGFGYRIRMSLFREEFLKGGPLLQLVHSFLYMQMTQMTQSVLCNRLHAVEARLARWLLASADRMESEELQLTQEFLAQMLGSRRSTVTVAAGSLQRAGFIDYTRGRIHLVNRAGLESAACECYRIVRATYDRLLPKNF from the coding sequence TTGTCGAACGGACCTCCGAAGGGAAATGAGTTGCCGGGATTGCGCGGGGGCGCACTCCTGCAACCGGGCGAATCACTCGGAACACCCTCCTCGGGGAACGGGCATGCGAGGCCACGAAACTACATTCTGGCGCAGATGTCGGATGCGCAGTCCGCCAGTATCGCGAAGTCTCTGGTGCCGGTCGAACTCCCGCTGGGTCTTTCACTCTCCCTGCCGCATGAGGAGATCGAGTATCTCTACTTTCCGACCAGCGGCCTGATTTCGACGGATGCATTGACGGAGAGCGGCGACTCCATCGAGGTCAGCTTGATCGGCCGCGAAGGGTTTGCCGGGGTGTTTGGCCTGCTGGGTCACTCCCAGATGGCGCACAGCGTCATCATGCAGGGTGCCGGGTTTGGCTATCGCATCCGCATGTCACTCTTCCGGGAGGAGTTCCTGAAGGGCGGCCCGCTGCTGCAACTGGTCCACTCTTTTCTGTACATGCAGATGACCCAGATGACGCAGTCGGTCCTCTGCAACCGTCTGCACGCGGTCGAGGCGCGGCTTGCCCGCTGGCTGCTGGCCTCTGCGGACCGGATGGAGTCCGAGGAGCTGCAACTGACGCAGGAGTTCCTGGCGCAGATGCTCGGCTCGCGCCGGTCCACCGTGACCGTGGCGGCTGGAAGCCTACAGCGTGCAGGGTTTATCGACTACACGCGCGGCCGGATTCATCTCGTCAACCGCGCCGGACTCGAAAGCGCTGCCTGCGAGTGCTACCGGATCGTCCGAGCGACCTACGACCGTCTATTGCCCAAAAACTTCTAA
- a CDS encoding TlpA disulfide reductase family protein — protein MPVPEGIAMKRSALVVVLLIAGISLMLWAGWHNLRERRLAMQKAQESHVILTPAAPAQGGAQATESNPEPQLRGKAAPAFTLVSLDGKKVSLADYKGRPVLVNFWATWCAPCKLEMPWFEEFRAKYAGQGFEVLGIAEDDAGKDEIAKAAKKLGTTYPILLTDGKVSPAYGGIDYLPESFYINAKGVVVEQTAGLGSKDEIEANIKKAIAATGTTTAGAE, from the coding sequence ATGCCCGTTCCCGAAGGAATCGCAATGAAGAGAAGTGCGCTGGTCGTTGTTCTCCTTATCGCTGGAATTTCGCTGATGCTCTGGGCGGGATGGCATAACCTGCGTGAGCGTCGTCTCGCGATGCAGAAGGCACAGGAGAGCCACGTGATCCTAACGCCGGCGGCTCCGGCGCAGGGTGGAGCGCAGGCCACGGAGTCCAATCCGGAGCCGCAGCTTCGCGGTAAGGCTGCTCCGGCCTTCACGCTGGTCTCGCTGGATGGCAAAAAGGTTTCGCTCGCGGACTATAAGGGCCGCCCGGTGCTGGTCAACTTCTGGGCGACGTGGTGTGCTCCGTGCAAGCTGGAGATGCCGTGGTTCGAGGAGTTTCGCGCGAAGTATGCGGGACAGGGCTTCGAGGTTCTCGGCATCGCGGAGGACGATGCGGGTAAGGATGAGATCGCCAAGGCGGCGAAGAAGCTGGGGACGACCTATCCGATCCTGTTGACCGACGGCAAGGTTTCGCCTGCATATGGCGGCATCGACTATCTGCCGGAGTCGTTCTACATCAACGCCAAGGGAGTCGTGGTCGAACAGACCGCCGGGCTCGGCTCGAAGGATGAGATCGAGGCCAACATCAAGAAGGCGATTGCAGCCACAGGTACGACTACGGCAGGTGCCGAATGA
- a CDS encoding protein-disulfide reductase DsbD domain-containing protein: MMRSLRWIASAALLVGFQPLIAQDVAKPKSTVIYVAEQQTVPAGKKAVVEVHFAVVDGYHVNSHTPKSDFLIPTVLKVQPAAGVTEAAPEYSTGHDFSFAFDSSTKLDVYTGTFTVKLPVVAAAGSHTLDATLHYQACDHAACYPPKSLPLQVLFTAQ; encoded by the coding sequence ATGATGCGCTCTCTCCGATGGATTGCCAGTGCTGCGCTGCTGGTCGGCTTTCAACCATTGATCGCTCAGGATGTGGCAAAGCCGAAGAGTACCGTCATCTATGTCGCGGAGCAGCAGACTGTTCCTGCTGGCAAGAAGGCGGTGGTTGAGGTGCACTTCGCTGTGGTCGATGGCTACCATGTCAACTCGCATACGCCGAAGTCGGACTTCCTGATTCCGACTGTGCTGAAGGTACAGCCGGCAGCGGGAGTCACCGAGGCTGCGCCGGAGTACTCCACTGGGCACGACTTCAGCTTCGCCTTCGATTCCTCGACCAAGCTGGATGTCTATACCGGGACCTTCACGGTGAAGCTGCCCGTGGTTGCGGCGGCGGGAAGCCATACGCTCGACGCGACGCTGCACTACCAGGCGTGCGACCATGCGGCGTGCTACCCACCGAAATCACTCCCGCTGCAGGTCTTGTTTACGGCACAATAA